Proteins encoded together in one Lathyrus oleraceus cultivar Zhongwan6 chromosome 5, CAAS_Psat_ZW6_1.0, whole genome shotgun sequence window:
- the LOC127084505 gene encoding amino acid transporter AVT1I yields the protein MAVEQGDRYSSIEAPLLNDEKVNDGNTTTTTKDQQHLTVHHVANASSFKTCFHLLNAISGVGIVSIPYALASGGWVSIFLLFTIALACCYTGTLVKKCMDMDPNIRTFPDIGQHAFGSKGRLIVSIIMNSELYLAVTGFLILEGDNLNKLIPNVEIHIGELSIGGTTMFTMVTCLVILPTVLFEDMSLLSYVSAGGALASSIFIVSLLWNGAIDGTGFHGKGRVFNWSGVPSAVSLYAFCYSAHPVLPTLYNSMRNKTHFSGVLIVSFSACTFGYAAAAILGYLMFGQEVESQVTLNLQTGKLSSRVAIYTTLVNPIAKYALMLTPVINAIKMKVSCNKRVTHMIISTSLLVSSLIIAVTIPLFGYLMSLVGALLSVSASILVPSICYLKISGDYKRFGSGMIINYSIIVMGVAIAVFGTYRSLIDIIQNL from the exons ATGGCTGTAGAGCAAGGTGATAGATATTCCTCCATTGAAGCACCACTTTTGAATGATGAAAAAGTGAATGATGGAAACACTACTACTACTACTAAGGATCAACAACACCTCACGGTTCATCATGTGGCTAACGCTTCTTCATTCAAGACTTGCTTCCATCTACTCAATGCTATCTCAG GAGTCGGCATTGTTTCTATACCATATGCCCTAGCATCAGGAGGATGGGTAAGCATATTTCTGCTATTTACAATAGCCCTAGCATGCTGTTACACAGGTACATTGGTTAAGAAATGCATGGACATGGATCCTAATATCAGAACCTTTCCAGACATAGGACAACATGCATTTGGATCGAAAGGAAGGTTAATCGTATCGATAATCATGAACTCCGAACTGTACTTAGCAGTAACAGGTTTTCTAATTTTAGAAGGGGACAATCTAAACAAACTGATACCGAATGTGGAAATTCATATAGGAGAGTTGAGTATTGGTGGGACAACAATGTTTACTATGGTTACTTGTCTGGTTATTTTGCCTACTGTTTTGTTTGAGGATATGAGTTTGTTGTCTTATGTTTCTGCCGGTGGTGCTTTGGCTTCTTCGATTTTCATTGTTTCGTTGTTGTGGAACGGTGCGATCGATGGAACTGGTTTTCATGGAAAAGGAAGGGTTTTTAATTGGAGTGGAGTTCCTTCTGCTGTTAGTTTGTATGCTTTTTGTTATAGTGCTCATCCTGTTCTTCCTACTCTCTACAATTCTATGAGGAACAAAACTCATTTCTCTGGG GTACTAATTGTAAGCTTTTCAGCATGCACATTTGGTTACGCCGCCGCAGCAATTCTAGGCTACTTAATGTTCGGACAGGAAGTCGAATCGCAAGTAACTCTAAATCTCCAAACAGGAAAGTTAAGTTCAAGAGTAGCAATATACACAACCCTAGTGAATCCAATAGCAAAATATGCATTAATGCTTACACCAGtaataaatgcaataaaaatGAAGGTTTCATGCAACAAAAGGGTCACACATATGATTATTAGTACATCTTTACTAGTAAGTTCTCTCATTATAGCAGTCACAATTCCTTTATTTGGATACCTTATGTCACTTGTTGGAGCATTGTTAAGTGTTTCAGCTTCAATTTTAGTGCCATCCATTTGTTACTTGAAGATTTCTGGAGATTACAAGAGATTTGGAAGTGGAATGATTATTAATTATTCTATAATTGTAATGGGAGTTGCTATTGCTGTTTTTGGTACTTATAGATCTCTTATAGATATAATTCAGAATTTGTAA
- the LOC127084506 gene encoding glucan endo-1,3-beta-glucosidase, with the protein MDAVHSAMKALGYGDVDIAVGETGWPSVCDGWDACSVANAQSYNGQLIRHLAEGKGTPLMPNRRFETFIFALFNENQKPGPIAERNWGLFQPDFSSVYDAGILRNGQKPVAPVKGGGKTPTPRPVVEGQKWCVPKADASPGALQANINYVCSQGIDCRPIQPGGVCYAANNVKAIATYAMNAYYQANGKHDYNCDFSHSGVTTSVNPSHDNCRI; encoded by the exons ATGGACGCGGTTCATTCGGCAATGAAGGCTCTTGGATATGGTGATGTTGATATCGCTGTTGGTGAAACGGGTTGGCCTTCTGTTTGTGATGGTTGGGATGCTTGTAGTGTGGCTAATGCTCAGAGTTATAATGGTCAGTTGATTAGGCATTTGGCGGAAGGGAAAGGGACACCATTAATGCCGAATAGACGGTTTGAGACTTTTATTTTTGCGTTGTTTAATGAGAATCAGAAACCTGGTCCTATTGCTGAACGTAATTGGGGACTCTTTCAACCTGATTTCTCTTCGGTTTATGATGCTGGAATCCTGCGTAACGGACAG AAACCAGTAGCACCGGTAAAAGGAGGAGGAAAAACGCCAACGCCGCGTCCGGTAGTTGAAGGGCAGAAATGGTGTGTGCCAAAGGCGGATGCGAGCCCTGGAGCATTACAAGCGAATATAAACTATGTTTGCAGCCAAGGAATTGATTGCAGGCCGATCCAACCGGGAGGAGTTTGTTATGCTGCCAACAATGTTAAGGCAATTGCCACTTATGCGATGAATGCTTACTATCAGGCTAATGGAAAACATGATTACAATTGCGACTTCTCGCATTCCGGTGTTACTACTTCAGTTAATCCAA GTCATGATAATTGTAGAATCTGA